ACCTTTGCCATCTTGTAGTTGCCCCTGTGTAACAGGGCGGCGCTGCTGGCTGCTGGCGTGCGGCATTTCTGCGGCTTGCTCAAAGATGCGGAATACTTTTAAGGGGAACATGACATAAGTGCGAAAAATAAGGCTGTTCGCACTTAGAACGGTAAAATTGCCTAAAACTTTAGCAAGCCCGTTTTTGCAGGCTTGCCAAACTGGAAGATAATTTCAGATGGGGAATGTTTGCTGCCACTCACACCTTTAACTGGAATGGTGTGAAATTCGTATCCTTGTCATAGTAATCTTCATTTTCCTTGCGCTTGAGGAACGCGACTACCTTATAAGTCACCGGTGTCATGATGACTTCCCAGCTGGTTTTCAGCACATATTGCGCGACCATAACGGTGATCAACTGACTGTCTGACCAGATGCCATAAAAGGCAATCACATAAAACAGGCTGGAATCAACAAACTCGCCACATATCGTCGAGCCTATGGTGCGCATCCACAAATGCCGGCCTTCCATCGCGACTTTCATCTTGGCCAGCACATAGCTGTTCACAAAGCTGCCACACCAGAATGCTGTGACCGAACCCAGGATAATTCTTGGAGTATTACCAAATACTGCCGCCAGATGGGTCTGGTATTCGGTATTGAATGGGTCCGCTGCCGGTGTCAGCGCCAGCACAACCACCGACATGATGGCTGCAAACAGTACTGCACCAAAGCCTGCCCAGATCACGCGGCGGTCGCGTCCATAACCATAAACTTCGGTGAGCACATCGCCAAAAATATACGAGATAGGGAAAAACAAGACGCCAGCGCCAAACGTCACTGTACCCAGGACAGGCAAAGTCACCTGTGCAGCCTTGGCCGCGCCTATCAGGTTAGAGCACAATAAGACCGTGACAAAGGCTGCCATCACAAAATCGTAATATTTATAACTGCCAAGTGGTCGTGTCATGTGATTGATCCTGGAATATTGCTAGAGTTTTTCTATCCGCAAGCATGTCATGGGCATCAGGCATATTCGACATCCGGGGCAAGCTTGTCAACCTTGAATCAGATTTTTGTTGAAAAAAAACTTTGATTTGCGCAGACTCGTGCATGAACAGATCTGCAACAAAGTTCAGCGCCTTTTGCTGCGTTTTGCAAATCGGCATTTGCTACAATGAATCTATCTCAGTTTTAAAGTGTTTCCATGTGCGCAGCCCCAATCACCGTTGATGTTCCCGTTGAACAATTATGTATAGGCTTGTATGTGCATCTTGACATGTCCTGGCTTGAACATTCGTTCGCGCTCAATAGTTTCAAGATCAAGAGCCAGGATGAGATCACGGCGATCAGGCATCTGGGTCTGAAAACCATCAGGGTCAACCCGGCCAAATCAGATAACCGCCCTTTGCCACCGCCGCCCAAAACGGCGGAGGTGGCCGAGCCTGAAACGGTCATGACACCGAGCCCGGAAGAGCTGGCCTTGATAGCAGAAAAAAAATCGCGCGTAGAGAGGCTGATCAGGGAACGCAATGCCATCGCCCAGTGCGAAAAGCAATTGTTGAAGGCAGCCAGTACGCTCAAGAATATTACCCGTAACCTGTTTTCACGCCCACAGGAATCGGTACGCGAAGCTGAGCAACTGGTGCAGCAAATGCTGGATTCTTTACTCGTTGATAAAGACATTGCCATTCATCTCATGAATGACAAGATAGTCGGTGAAGAAGCCTATTATCATTCGCTCAATGTCGCCGTACTGACCATGATGCTGGCAAAGGAATTGGCCTTTTCCGAAGACGACATCCTGCAACTCGGCATGGGTTGCATGTTTCACGACATAGGCAAGATAGAAATTCCTGACCGCATCGTCAACAAGAGCTTTGCGCTGACCAAGGCTGAGCAAAACCTCTTGCAGATGCACAGCCATTATGGCCAGCAGATAGGCGAGAAACTGAACCTGCCAAAAGGCGTCATCGACATCATCGCGCAGCATCATGAAATGGCCGATGGCAGTGGTTATCCACAACAACTGAAGGCAGAACGCATTTCGCCGCTG
This is a stretch of genomic DNA from Undibacterium sp. KW1. It encodes these proteins:
- a CDS encoding queuosine precursor transporter yields the protein MTRPLGSYKYYDFVMAAFVTVLLCSNLIGAAKAAQVTLPVLGTVTFGAGVLFFPISYIFGDVLTEVYGYGRDRRVIWAGFGAVLFAAIMSVVVLALTPAADPFNTEYQTHLAAVFGNTPRIILGSVTAFWCGSFVNSYVLAKMKVAMEGRHLWMRTIGSTICGEFVDSSLFYVIAFYGIWSDSQLITVMVAQYVLKTSWEVIMTPVTYKVVAFLKRKENEDYYDKDTNFTPFQLKV
- a CDS encoding HD-GYP domain-containing protein, producing MCAAPITVDVPVEQLCIGLYVHLDMSWLEHSFALNSFKIKSQDEITAIRHLGLKTIRVNPAKSDNRPLPPPPKTAEVAEPETVMTPSPEELALIAEKKSRVERLIRERNAIAQCEKQLLKAASTLKNITRNLFSRPQESVREAEQLVQQMLDSLLVDKDIAIHLMNDKIVGEEAYYHSLNVAVLTMMLAKELAFSEDDILQLGMGCMFHDIGKIEIPDRIVNKSFALTKAEQNLLQMHSHYGQQIGEKLNLPKGVIDIIAQHHEMADGSGYPQQLKAERISPLARIVAITNTYDNLCNKPNPADSLSPYEAMSYMFANQRKQFDAAALNLFIRCMGVYPPGTIVKLSDGTLGMVVAVNSGKPLRPSVLIYDPSVPKSEAIILDLIHEPILDITASLKPGQLAPEVYDYLSPRKRMTYFFDTQKAENQKRP